Below is a genomic region from Spongiibacter nanhainus.
ATGGGGTGGCGAAGAATTCATTGTATTGCTACCCAATACCAGCGAGGATCGCGCAGCACTGGTGGCGGAGTCCCTGCGCGAGCAGATCTCCAATCAAACGTTACTGCTGGGTAACGGCCACGAGCACCAGCTGACGGCCAGCTTTGGCGTTTCCTCACTGCGCCGAGGCGATAAGAACCTCGACGCCATTGTGACCCGGGCCGACGTGGCACTCTATCAGGCCAAATCCGCCGGCAAAAACCGGGTCACCCCGGCAACCATTAACGCCGCTTGATCCACTCGTCATAGAAGGCCGGCATTTCGCTGGCTTTGCTGGTGAACTGGGCTTCGCGCTTTTCCAGAAAGGCGGCGATACCTTCCTTACCATCCTCTTTTGCGGCATAAAAGACACCCAGCGAATCGATCTTGTGGGCCTCTTCGGGGTGCGGTGCAGCCGAGTTGCGGTATAGCATCTGCCGGGTCAGGGCGATCGCCATCGGGGATTTTTTGGCCAGCCGCCGGGCAATGGCGTAGGCCTCGTCCAATAGCTGCTCTGGCGAGTACACATCCTTGACCAGACCGCCGCGTTTGGCTTCGTCGGCATCGAAAACATCGGCGGCGTAGGTCCACTCCAGGGCCTGGCTGAGGCCCACTACCCGGGGCAAGAACCAGCTGGAGCAGGCCTCCGGAACAATACCGATTCGGTTAAAGACAAAGCCCATGCGAGCCTTATCCGATGCCAAGCGAATATCCATTGCCAGGGTCATGGTGATACCAATACCCACTGCCGCGCCATTGATGGCGGCGATCACCGGTTTTTTACAGTCGTAAATGGCCAGTGTCACTCGTCCGCCGGTATCCCGCAGGCCGTTGATGATTTCCGGGTCGTCCAGGCGCTCGATATCATCGAGGCCGGGATTGGTCGACTCATCCAGCCCAAATACATTGCCCTCGGCTTTGAGGTCCATACCGGCACAAAAGGCCTTGCCGGCACCCGTGACCACAATGGCACGAACCGCGTCATCCTCACTGGCCCGTTTAAAAGCTTCCTCCAGCTCGTTTGCCATGGTCACCGTAAAGGCGTTCATGTGATCCGGCCGATTGAGGGTAATGGTGAGAACGGCGTTGTCGATTTGGTAGTCAATTGTGCTGTAGGTCATCGTTATTTCTGCTGCCCGCGTGGGAATGAAACCTGGAGTGTACCAGAGTGGCCGCGCAGCGGAATCCTGCCCAGCGGATACGCCAAACAGCTGAAGTGGCGGACAGGCACACAGCCTGCCCGCCTGTGATCACCCCTTCACAAGGGTAGACATTGCCCGCCCAGGACGGGTATTTCGTCGGGCGCGCACAGCGGCAAAGAGGGCTCATCACCGCCGTCGTTGTCGACGCAGGCATCCGCATTGTCGTAGCTGCTGTCGACCACTTCATCAATCCACAAGCTCACCAGCTCAAAGGCACCCTGATGCACTCTACTGCGAGCCAATGGTGGCATTTTGGCTGCCAGGCTAGTGGCCTCGGGCCCAATCCGATAGGGCAAGATGGAGTCTTCCGCAGAGCCCGGCACGATGTCATAGAGGCGACCGCCGCGCCCCTCGGTGCCACTGGCAGTGGGGCCTTTGCAGATACCAAAGGTATCGTTGACCGGACGGAATACATCCAAATAGAAACCGGTGTTTTGCGCCAGGCCACGGGGATTGTGG
It encodes:
- a CDS encoding crotonase/enoyl-CoA hydratase family protein, coding for MTYSTIDYQIDNAVLTITLNRPDHMNAFTVTMANELEEAFKRASEDDAVRAIVVTGAGKAFCAGMDLKAEGNVFGLDESTNPGLDDIERLDDPEIINGLRDTGGRVTLAIYDCKKPVIAAINGAAVGIGITMTLAMDIRLASDKARMGFVFNRIGIVPEACSSWFLPRVVGLSQALEWTYAADVFDADEAKRGGLVKDVYSPEQLLDEAYAIARRLAKKSPMAIALTRQMLYRNSAAPHPEEAHKIDSLGVFYAAKEDGKEGIAAFLEKREAQFTSKASEMPAFYDEWIKRR